The Lynx canadensis isolate LIC74 chromosome D4, mLynCan4.pri.v2, whole genome shotgun sequence DNA window CGCCTTGACCTTGACCTAGAGCAGCTGCTGAAGGAGGGGGTCAGGCACCTGCCTGGGCCTCCTGCCGGGCCCAGGCGCCACCACCTTCCACCCCCATACCCCCGTGACCTCACACCGGCCTCATCACCCGaacttattctttatttctctggtaGAGATGGTTCCCTCTGCATCGATTTGTGCTGTCCTCACAGCTCATCacctctttgccccctccccccccccccagacttcTGTGTCACACAGACTGAGGGAGGTGCTAGAACACCACCAGCGGCCTTGCAGACAAAGCAAAACCGACCCCACCCAGGTCCCCTCGACCGCCTCTTTCTATAaggtactgattttttttttgttcacatGACGTGCCactatattttgcatttatatcttGGTATTACACTCTTTTATAGACTTGGTCTTTTATAAATGACATGTAAATAGTTTTCCACTATTTTCCCTTCTCAAATGCctatggtgtcttttttttttttttttttggtcccgtacattttgtttctgtatatGACTCTGTTTTTTGAATCCACATCTCTccgtagtattttttaaataaatgtttacaacgtTAGAACTCGGGCAGATGGGTCTGGTCTGTCATTTTCCCTGTCCCTCTGGGCTGTGGTTTGCAGACGGGAGGGAGGGGGTCCTCGTTGCCCCTAAGGGGCTGGAGGCTCCGGGGTGGGTTTTACAGGAGTGCAGTGGGAATCCTGCATCCGGGCATCTTCCTCGGCCTGCCAAATGCGgtttccctccctgccctggcctccGGCCCTTCTTGCGCCCTTGACACGGATCTGCCAGCAGCACTGGGCGTGGGCCCTGCCTCCGAATCGGGAGGAAGAGGAGCCCAAGGGCTGTTCCAGCTGTCAGGCCGTCACAGCGTCATTGAATCGGGAGGAAGTACGTCCTGGGCTCCACTGGCCTGGAAGCGATAGTCCCTCCACAGGTGCGCCTTTTTCCTCTGCCTGTGACCCCGCCTCGGCTCCCCGCCGGCCCCCTAAGCGCCCCTCGCGCGCTGTGGCCCACCCGCCCcgtgtctcctttctctgtgcgcacgaggaggggcagggggcctggAAATGCCACCTGCAGCGCCGTGgcctctcccagccccccaccGAGGGGACCGAGGGGGCGCGTGCGGCCACTTCCTCATCTTGGCCTGCATTTAACGCCAGCTGACAGCTTGGAAAGTGGCAGTCGGGGAAGTGAGTGGTGCTGTCTGATAATGATACTTATTAAGCCAGCAGCCTTGTCAGGGGACACGGGTCCTGCTCACCAGAGCGTGTGCAGGACCACGGTTGAGTGGACTCTCCGCGGCCGCCGTGCTGCCTGTCTCGGGCCGGAGGTGAGGCCGCCGGCCTGCGGCGAGGGCTGGTGCGACCGCGGGGTGTGCCCGCACCCGGGGGCTGCAGGAGCCCCTCCCTCGTTTCACGGAGGCCCAGACCACGCCCTGTCCAGGCCCCAGCTCTCCCAAGTCAGGGGGCCTTCCTCGAGGGACAGCTCTGGCGTCAGAAAGAAGACGCACAGTGACTTGGAGTGACGGCCGCAACCGACGGCTGCTTCCTCCGTGCCAGACGTGGGCCCGGCCCAGAGTCTTCACGGAGCCCTCTTAGAGCACATTGTCCCGTTTTCTTGACGCCCAGCAGTGAGGCTGCAGCCGGGCACGGCCCTCGCCTGGTGTCCCGTGCCTGTCACCGCGGTGGCTGTGCCAGGGGGAAATACAGGTCTTCTCTCAAATAAGAACGTTCCGTGTGTCACCCGAGCTTCGGAAACTTACTTGGGTCTAGCCGTTCCAGGACCGTGGTTCCTGCCCTTGGTCAGGTCACAGAGCCCCTTGAGGACTTCGCGCACCTGGATCGAGCCCCCGAAAACCCACGTACGTGCACACACGGTTTTCGGGTAATTTCGAGGCCTGCCCTCCAGGTCCGGAACCAAGGAGCGCCCGAGGGTCAAGCCTGCCCGAAGGGCCAGCAGCTGCCGTTGATGCTGTTTTCACAAAATCCAAGCCCAAACGTCAGAGTGAGGATCGCAGGGAAAAACCCTCAGACTGAAAACCGTCCagatgccgtcagcacagaggagCAGAACGTTGCGATGTGTTCACATAGTGGGATGTTACGGAGCAGCGGAGACGAACACAGTTGGCCGCAACCCCGCGTGGACACGAGTCATGCGAACGTAACGTTGAACAGAAGCAGCCAGACACGCAGTAGCGATGCCAGAAACTTCCGTTTATTTACGGCAACACGGCTAGCCTGTGGTGTCGTGTTAGAAGTCAGGACGGAGGGCCGCACCTGGTTGGGGTGCAGGGGAGCTCTTGGGGGGCAGGTGACACCGTGCTTCTCAGTCTGGGTCGTGCCGGCCAGTGGGTCTGTCACTTGGTGAAAATGGAACTGTGCGCAGAGTGGGAGCCCGTTCTCCATGTGTGTCATATTCCAGTGGGAGTTTTCTTAAAATCACAGCCCACACGTGGGCGTTCTCAGCCACTACAGATGCACCGCGCGTTACCACGTGACagcctctcccttttttttttttttttctaacgagGGAGGTTCTGTTGCTGTTTGGCATTTGATGTGTGAGGAAGTTGAGACTCAGAGATGTGGAGCAGCTTGCCCCGGGTCACACAGCATGTGCTGCCATACTGTGCTGGACTAACTCGTCGATGGTGGTAGGTGGCCCCAGCGCGGCCAGCAGAAGAGGTCTGGGCTCCAGTCGGGCTCCTCCCTCTGTCGTGGAAGAAAAGAAGTCCAGGATTGCAGCCAACCCAGCTTCTCAGGTGTCGGGATGTTTTACGGGAGGCATTCCCAAATGGAGTGTCCTGGGGAATCAATTTGTAAATGTTGCCTTGGCACGGAAGGCGTCAGGTGGGACAAGACTGACCAGCCACGGTGTCCCTGTCATGCCTACCCACCTCCCTGATGGCGACCCAACATCATGGGCAGGGCCCCAGCTCCCTGCTCGGAGGGTAAACGCACCTTTCCTGACTTGGGGTCTTCAAGGGACTCTGTCCTGCAGCGTCTCTGGTCCTGGGGCAAAGTTAAGGACAAGGTGGCTCCTTATTTACTTCAGCAGCTGCTGGATGGCCCGCTGCCTGCCCCGTGAgcctccttttttcttaaaacgtttttattaatgtttgaaacataggggaaaatacaaaaatactccCCATCCAGTGTTTAGCTAGACGCCCAAGATGAAGGCTCTTGTGTGTGCGTCTTGCACCAACACGCCCAAAGGATGCAGACAGGTGCCTGGGCTGGAGGAGACCATCCCATCACACCAGCTAGAGCAAACCCAGACAGGGAGCTTAATCTCTGCTTGCAAAGTCAATGTTTTCCAAAGAACCTCACCGTCACTAATCTGGAGAGTGATCGTCCCCGCCAAGGAGGGCGCGGGGGGTGGCGTGAAAGGCCCCCAAACCTCGACCAAGCCCCAGGGGGTAGAGCGAGGGGCGGGGAACTGAAGAGGTGATATCGCCAGATACAGCACGGGAGTGGACTGAACAGAGCAATGCCCTTAACGGTTTGATCGTTTAGATGTTCGGGGTTATTGCGCTCGAATGTACAAGCACCTGGAAAGAATACCTTTGTTGCTGATGGTTGTTGAAGGGTGAAAGTGATGACGGGATATCCACCCCTCTGAaggccctccccttccccctctttaTCTCCGATTTCTCTGAGGTTAATCTCATCCTACTAAATTAGAAACCAGCCAGAATGTTCCCAAACTGCGTGGGAAACACATGCGGGAGTAGCTCAGCCTCGGTGACCTCCAGGTTCCTGCAGTTAGTGACCATGGAGGTGGCTCCTTTCATTCTAAGAGTAGAAATTGGCCAAGTGAGGGtcaccagggcacctggctgcagGGTGGTCCTCTGCCCTTGGCCTTCGATCTGTCCTGTCTCACCTGGTCTTTTCACAAGCACGTTCTCTGGCTTCCCTGCATGTGTCAGTGAGTGAAGGGAGGAGGGATCCAGCTTactgcccgcccccgccccaacGAAGTGGAAATGAGCCAAGACTGGGGCGAGAGCCTGGGCTGGGATTTCACTTCCTTCACGTGGCCACCCTGCGATGTCTATTCTCAGCTCCGGAACTGTCCTTGTTGGACATGCTGGGACTCATTTTCTTGAGGTTTACCCTCTGTGGCTTGAGGGCTGAGTGTTTGCCTCTCTTTACCAACAGACGAAGACCCCGGGATGTGTTCCATCCCCACCAGTCTGTCACATTAGCAGGACGCATCCCGGATCATCCCTTCCCTGGACAGCGGTAGAAGCCAAAGGGAGTACGATGTGCCTCCCAGACTCCGTGTCGCTATCTGGCGCCTGTCCCGGCGGGGCACGCGGAGGGGAGAAGCCGCGAGGAGCTCCAGGGGAAGGCAGCTCACTTTAACCCAAGGTGATGTTTGGATTCCTGTGTTCCTGTCCCACCCTGCCACCCAATTTCCGCGCCCCAGTCAGCTTGGCTCTTTTGTGGCTCAGATCTGTCACCCCCTAATGAAGTGGCTTTCTGGCTGCCGAGGATTGAGAGCTGCTGCTGGGGAATCTAAGTCACTAATAGAATGGAAAACACTGTGAAATGCTCCGAGGTGCCAAGCTGGGCCCAACCCAGTGTGGTTCTAAAAGGCTAATAAAAATCCACCAATTAATTGTGACAGctcaatggaaaattattcaattGTGAACAGGGCCAAGCTGCAGCtcgagaggaggaggggagatgtTGCCATAGTAACATCAATCCAGGCTCTCATCTAGGCGGTCGAAGCCAGCCTGGGAGGGAGCAGGATCACGCGGCCGTATCTGACAGGGGATGGGATTGCAGGACACGGCAGAGCAGCGTTTGAAAGAGCTGCTCTGCCTTGCCCCGGGCCTGCAGCCACTCCAGGCTGAGCTCTGGCTTCCCCTGGGGTAGAGAAGTTGTTCTCAGAATGCTCTTTGCTTTGAGAAAGCCTCGGAAGGAGCAGTCGAGTGCAGCAGGAAAATACACCTTGTGCCGCGTTTCCCTCCGCCTTTGACCACTGGTATTACCAGCTGCCAATTAAGGGGATGCTGGGACAGGTGCGGGTGCCGGCAACACGATTTCCATCTCCCCAGAGTTAAGGCACTTGCAGCTCAGGAAAAACCCAGATTCCTGGGGGCACAGAGGACCTGTAGGCAAGAATCGGGTGAGCCAGCTTCCCATTACGGTTTTGCAGTTAcaagttttatttcaaaagacACACACGGCACATTCATATCCTGAACACTCGAGGGGCAGCCTTGCCAGAGCAAAAAATGTATTCTTGCCCTGTTCATCTCCCACCAGACGGGTACACCGCCGAGCACAGGTATCAGAAGGGAATGGGCAGCCGCGTCCGAATGACATCTCGACACCACAAGCAGGGTTTTCTTGCCAGAGGGGCTCGTGTGTTAATGGGACGGAGAGCAagattgtttctgtttctgttttttaacttcCAGAACCGCACGCTACACCCGATGGAACACGCACGCTGTCACGGCCCACTATGGTTGGACGTCAGCTCCAGACGTCCCCGTGGAGACTGTCAAAACTTTGACTACCCCGCTGTCAGCATCAGCCCACCTGCCTTCGGCTTAGCCAGCTTTGCTTATTCATATTCATGGCCCAGCCGCGTCCACCGCGCAGCTGTCACCGCCCAGCCTCCGGGCCGCCGCTGGGCCAGGGGACCGCTGAGACCCGACCACCCGGGAAGGGGGCTGGAACAGACGGTGGTCTGTGAGCTACATCAGGGCGGTGCTTGCTGGGATGCGGCTTGCTTCCTTTTTTGGATCCCGCCCAGGTTTTGGCCTCAGCCACGCTGGAAATCAAAAGGAAGCACCCACCTAAGCCATCCTACTGCTAAGAACTCATTAGAATATTCCTCACGCCTTCTTAGTATTCTGGTCTTGCGGGCTCGAGGAGAAGACAGGGCAGGGGGTTGGAAGCAGCGGCGGGGAGGGTCCACCGAGAAGCCCCTTCACCGCCGGCCGAAGCGGAAGCTGAAGCCGCCTTTCTTCCTGCTGTAACCGCTGAGCTCCTCAGCCAGGGTCCCCAACGGGCCGCTAGCCTTGTCGCCATCCGCCAGGAGGAAGCCGGTCGCCTCGCCGCCGTCATCCTGCCTCCCAGACCGGACCCTGAAGCCAGCACGCTGCCTGCCGGACGTCTGCAGCTCCTTGGCCGTGACAGGCGGGCCCAGTGGGTGCGGAGCTCTCGGCCGCCGGGGGGAGCCCCGTGGGAGGGAGACTCGGTGTCCCCCGGGCAGGTGGGCCCAGCCCATTTCGCCTCTGACGCCACCCGCGGCGGCCTCTTCTGTGCCCAGCAGAGGAAAGCAGGCGCCCAGCGGCAGGAGGAGCAGGCAGTAAGGGCTTATCATCTGGCCcggaggaaagagagaaacaagttACAGGCTGCACGCGTGGGCCTTGCATGACAACCTGTCAAGTGCTTCCCAGGGCCCGGGCAGCCATCAAAGGCTGGGAGATCAGCTGAGCCCAACTTGCAGGCAGCTTGAGGAAGTGTCACTATGCTGGGGGAGCAGGCCTTTATTTTCTTAGCAGGCTCAGGAGCTGATTGTACCAATTAGGCTGAGTCTCCTCTCCCGTGGTCCCCTGGATCTGACGGCCTTGGCAGCTTAGCATTCggataacccccccccccccccactgctggGACGGCATACAGCCgggcggagggggggggtgcCCGTAGCCCCCGAGTGCTGCACAAACTTGGGCTCGGTCTCCttttattacaatttaaaaaaaatttttttttttaacgttcatttttgagagacagagtatgagcggggaaggggcagagagagaaagggggacacagaatctgaaacaggctccaggctctgagctgtcagcgcttagcccgacgcggggctcgaactcacaaactgcgagatcatgacctgagctgaagtcggacgctcaaccgactgagccacccaggagccccgaataATTATTGACTCTTGGGCCATATCATCTCAGAGCCACAAGGTAGGGAATGAATAGCATCGATCTGTCTTCGTCTTCAACTCGATACTAAATGGGCGTAGCTAAGCCGCGTAGCTGGGACACCTAATGTCTCTTTACCACGGAAACGAATTGCTCCCGGAAGCTGGAATGGATTTGATGTTCCTGGCCTAACACGCCCACCTGGGGAGAAGCATGTGGACGTGGCCGGGCTGTCAGTGATCCCTACAGAGCACCACCCacgtgccaggccctgagctaaaACCTGTGAGCCCCGTCCATGTGACCTCGGCAGACTGTCCTCACAGTAAGCATGTTTTCAGCCGAGAAGACTGTCAAGAAGGCTAAGAGACTGGACCACAACTGGAAAGCGGAGGCCCTGAGATTCATGATTGTAATGGCCGGACAGCTTGGCGCACCGGGTGTGTGGGCAGTGCTTTGTGGCCCTGTCCATCCGGTGCCCCCTCACGTCCCTCCCGCAGGAGGGTCTCACTCCCTTTGACAGAGGGGGCCGTGCTCAAGCAGGTGACGTGCCCAAGACGTCACGGCTTTATAAGTGACAGAGCCGGGATTCAAGCCCAGGTCTAAGTGACTCAGAGCCACTACTTTACCCCATGGATGGCAGTCCATGGGGGGATTTGAAACAGAAATAGAGCTTCCCAAAACGCCCCTGCTTCGACAGCAATTGCTCATTCCCTCCTAAAGGAAGCCTTTCTGGTAATGACCATGGTGAGTCGGAGCTGGCTGGTCCTCTGAGGAGAGCTGAGGCTGGAAAAAAGAGCCGGTTCTGGAGAAGAGGCACGGGCTCCCCAGAGCTCTTTCCAGAAATGGCTCCCTTGAAGACATTTCAAAGGGAACTCAGCCAGAAAGCTTTGAAAAAGTCATAAAAGCAGCCTCCTCTCTACCCAAATCCAGCCCTCCTAACTTCTATCATCTCCTCCCCCGGAGCTGAAGTCAAGTCTCGCCTGCTTCGGGAAAGCCTCTCCATCAGGGCCTGGGCGGAGTGGGGGGCTTTCCACAAGGCAGCCGGCAGCCCTGTGGGCCGGGCAGGATCCCATCTGGGGGACGACTCTGCCGGGAGGAGATGGCCTCTGGGTCTTGAGAAAGGGTGCGTCGATGCCTAGAAGGAAGTGGCTTCTCTCCCctcgtcggggggggggggggcgggtcatGGACCCCTTCGAGAACAGGGGTGGTGGAAGTTGGGACATCCGCCACCGAAAATGGGCCCCAGCACGAGTCGGGACTTCAGTCCCCGACGTTGAGGACGAGGCAAAAAAAGCACCCGGGGGAGACGGAGGCTGAGCCCCGGAGGGCAGCCGTGGCCAATCTCTGGGCCGCGAGGGGAGGTGTTTGGTCACCACCTCCCTGACCTGGAGGAGGGGTCCAGCGAGCAGGGTTCCCTCTAGGGATGGCGTGGCTGTACTCACCGTGCTGCGGGCCTGCTCCCCAGGAGGGCTGCTGGGCAGGGCGCCTCCGGGCTCCTGTCTGGGAGGTGCGGCTCCGGGCTTCTCCTGCTTTATATAGGCCCCCGGGTAGATTTGCCGCCCTGTGGTCTGATTGCCGCACATTCCTGACCCTGGGATTCCATTGGGGACGCTGGTGGCGAAGGAGGGGGCAGTGCTGCCGGCCTCCGTAAAAGACCCAACACAAACAGGATGTGGTCCGATGACGGGAGCCGAGGGGGCTGCCCTTTGCCCAGGCCTGGTCTCCAGCGGAGCAGCCAGCATCGTTAGCCAGCCGTCGCGGGCACAGACCCTCGAGTCCCTCGGGAGAGGTGTGAGTGGCACACCCACCCTTCCCCTTCACGGTCCTGCGTTTGTCGCGTCTGCCTCACTCTTCGGAGAAGCAGGgtcgggagggggggggcggtgtcCACCCCTCGCCCACCCACGCCCGACCCGCACAGCCGCTCCCGTGGGCGGTCAGGCGGGCAGCTGTGTTGGGTGGCGTGGCCGTGGGCCTCACGAGGGAGGGCTGCTTCCTATGAGGGGGAATGCGGAAGGGGTTCGGAGCCCCCTGGCCCGTGTCCCCTGTACCACAGTCCATTTGTTCCTGAGAAGGGAAGCTGAGTGGGGCCGcccggttcagcgtctgactctcgatctcggtcCCGTGGggtcccatgctgggtgtggagcccacttaaggGACAAAAAAGGAAGCTCGGTGTTTCCCACAACCCCAGCGCCCGGCTCAGTGCCCGACTCCCATTCGGGGAAGGACGGACCCACCGGCAAAGGTTTTCAAAACGCGCTGGCTGTCCGCTGGGTGGCTGGCAGGGCCTCGCTTTCTGAGTCTCAGCGGAGAGTGGCCATGGTGACGGGGTTCGGCGGTGAGGCCCttagcccagtgtggggctcggcAAGGGCTGGGGAGGGTCGTCAAGGTCATGGCAGTGGCTCTCTGCACCACCGGCACCCACAGTGGGGGACACGGCATCCGTCACTCCCCAGGCGCTGGTTCCCGGGCGGTTCCTCCCCAGGTGGGCTCACAGATCAGTGCGGGGAGCGTCCCACGTCGTCACCCGCACGTCCCCACGGCGGAGCGTGGGGTCGGGGGGGGGTGCTGCGTTGCGGGCCACGTGTTTCTGCAGGATCCCTCTGGTCCGGGCATGGCCACTGACTGGACACCTCGCTCACGACTTGGGGTGCTCACCCCACGGCTGTTCGCTCTGCCTGCGCTGCGTCTGATCACAGAGCGACCCCGGGGTCTGCTTCAGGAGCGAGGGTCGGCTCGGCTAAGCCGAGATGCGGTTCCCGGTCGGGCAGAGAGCACTGCGGTGTTCTCCGGGCATTGGCCAAGGTGGGAGGCAGGCGCCCGCCACAGGGGGAGCACCTGACTGTGGGCGCCAGCACT harbors:
- the LOC115499241 gene encoding orexigenic neuropeptide QRFP, with protein sequence MISPYCLLLLPLGACFPLLGTEEAAAGGVRGEMGWAHLPGGHRVSLPRGSPRRPRAPHPLGPPVTAKELQTSGRQRAGFRVRSGRQDDGGEATGFLLADGDKASGPLGTLAEELSGYSRKKGGFSFRFGRR